A region of the Halodesulfovibrio sp. MK-HDV genome:
CCATTTCCACGAAGCCGAAGCCACGGGAACGACCGGTTTCACGATCTTCGATTACACGAGCAGATTCAACTTCGCCGAAATCAGCAAAAATGTTACGAAGGTCTTCGTCAGTACAGCCCCAGGAAAGGTTGCCAACATAAATATTCTTATTCAAAACAAAAACTCCAACAGAAATAATTATCTCCCCACCACAAAGCAAGCTTTGTCTGGGGCGTGTGTGCTGCACCCCCAAAAGGGAATCCGAAGCACGATGTAAATACGATTGAGGAA
Encoded here:
- a CDS encoding RNA-binding protein, whose protein sequence is MNKNIYVGNLSWGCTDEDLRNIFADFGEVESARVIEDRETGRSRGFGFVEMDANGATQAIEGLNGTSFQGRDLRVNEAQPRERRPRY